The following are encoded in a window of Algiphilus aromaticivorans DG1253 genomic DNA:
- a CDS encoding phosphate/phosphite/phosphonate ABC transporter substrate-binding protein gives MSVHFRLAFVGWRFLALVAVMLAAVSPLSAESLRDGSVEAPLRVMLIPADGGTASGTRADFQPLFNAITRDTGLHFELRVGDSYAAVIEAMKRDLVELAWFGPVSYVQARAAGAAELLAVSVTDGESAYHAGIFVPADAAVAEIADLRGKRVAFGDVNSASSFTFQVAMMLDAGLDPARDLAAVRITGSHAASLSALAEGHVDAACLSFPSFLRALDRGSVDAERFRVLARSVPIPNPPMAVNSRLSESLKTQLREAFGSVHEAPGIRPEMIRGYGGKQVDRYDPDFPESAFDVPAETLARIGDDTRVAMLRKAGQR, from the coding sequence ATGAGCGTGCATTTCAGGCTCGCCTTTGTCGGCTGGCGGTTCCTTGCGCTTGTCGCGGTGATGCTGGCGGCGGTGTCGCCGCTGTCCGCCGAAAGCCTGCGCGACGGCAGTGTGGAAGCACCGCTGCGCGTCATGCTGATCCCGGCGGACGGTGGCACCGCCAGCGGCACGCGGGCGGATTTCCAGCCGCTGTTCAATGCCATTACGCGCGATACCGGGCTGCATTTCGAGTTGCGGGTCGGGGACAGCTATGCGGCTGTCATCGAGGCGATGAAGCGCGATCTCGTAGAGCTGGCCTGGTTCGGGCCGGTGTCCTATGTGCAGGCGCGCGCCGCCGGCGCGGCCGAGTTGCTGGCGGTGTCGGTGACGGACGGCGAATCCGCCTATCACGCCGGCATTTTCGTGCCGGCTGACGCCGCTGTTGCGGAGATCGCCGACCTGCGCGGCAAGCGCGTGGCCTTCGGCGACGTCAATTCGGCCTCCAGCTTCACCTTCCAGGTGGCGATGATGCTGGATGCTGGCCTTGACCCGGCGCGGGACCTCGCGGCTGTGCGCATCACCGGCAGCCACGCTGCCAGCCTCTCGGCGCTGGCGGAAGGGCACGTTGACGCCGCCTGCCTGAGCTTTCCGTCCTTCCTGCGTGCGCTCGATCGTGGCTCGGTGGATGCTGAGCGATTCCGCGTGCTGGCGCGCAGCGTCCCCATTCCGAATCCGCCCATGGCCGTGAACAGCCGGCTATCCGAATCGTTGAAGACGCAGCTGCGCGAAGCCTTCGGTAGCGTGCACGAAGCCCCCGGTATCCGGCCGGAGATGATCCGTGGCTACGGCGGCAAGCAGGTGGATCGTTACGACCCGGATTTCCCCGAAAGCGCCTTCGACGTACCGGCCGAGACGCTGGCCCGTATCGGCGACGACACCCGTGTGGCCATGCTGCGCAAGGCTGGGCAGCGTTGA
- a CDS encoding phosphonate ABC transporter ATP-binding protein codes for MNADTEALLQLQGIGKRFADGTVGLADIDLTLPPGQFCVLLGASGAGKSTLLRVINGLLAPTEGSIWLGEEHLPHGRPRRRRGRVATIHQGVDLVPRLSVLGNVLTGAIGEMRAPAALLGGFGRARKRRACALLHEVGLEPGQLYRRASTLSGGQQQRVGIARAFMGAPLLVLADEPVASLDPHISADILALLQRAAREHGATVLCSLHQVELARRFADRLVGMCGGRIVLDSSVDALDEAALGALYGGALAREAA; via the coding sequence TTGAACGCGGACACGGAGGCACTTCTGCAGCTGCAGGGCATCGGCAAACGCTTCGCCGATGGCACAGTCGGCCTCGCCGACATCGATTTGACGCTGCCACCTGGCCAGTTCTGTGTGCTGCTGGGCGCTTCCGGTGCCGGCAAGTCGACCTTGCTGCGCGTCATCAACGGCCTGCTAGCCCCCACCGAGGGCAGCATCTGGCTGGGGGAAGAGCATCTGCCGCACGGGCGCCCGCGCCGGCGGCGGGGCCGGGTGGCCACCATCCACCAGGGCGTCGATCTGGTGCCGCGGCTGTCAGTCCTAGGCAATGTTCTGACCGGTGCCATCGGTGAGATGCGCGCACCCGCGGCGCTGCTCGGCGGCTTCGGGCGCGCGCGCAAGCGGCGCGCTTGTGCGCTGTTGCACGAAGTTGGCCTGGAGCCAGGACAGCTCTACCGGCGCGCGAGCACGCTCTCCGGTGGACAGCAGCAGCGCGTCGGTATTGCTCGCGCCTTCATGGGGGCGCCGCTGCTGGTGTTGGCTGATGAGCCGGTGGCGAGCCTGGATCCGCATATCAGCGCCGATATCCTGGCGCTGCTGCAGCGCGCCGCGCGCGAGCACGGCGCCACCGTTCTGTGCAGCCTGCATCAGGTGGAATTGGCGCGCCGCTTCGCCGATCGCCTCGTCGGCATGTGCGGCGGTCGCATCGTGCTCGACAGTTCTGTGGACGCGCTCGACGAAGCCGCGCTGGGCGCGCTCTATGGCGGCGCGCTTGCGCGGGAGGCGGCGTGA
- the phnE gene encoding phosphonate ABC transporter, permease protein PhnE — MSASVETRAVPPPDDWPLRPGLRPWHLLLLLAALVAMSASAQRTEIDRMAVMVAEGIGAAVGLREEAEVADGLARIGRDLFPLQIAEQRPMARIENLDRDDLPWGARIETEQTVETKLDPDTLELTEERGSREVLVEPWGYLLHAVRLMLETIEIAFWGTVLAVLLAMPLAFFGARGLAPLGLYHPSRALCSLLRAMPDLLAALFLVLAFGFGPIAGVLALGLHTAGFLGKFFAEDIENADPAPQDALRAIGASRLLVLRWAVLPQVLPSYLGYVQYILERNIRTATVIGVVGAGGIGQELKGRFEMFDFGHVGTLLVVIFATVMLLEYGTGWLRRRLI, encoded by the coding sequence GTGAGCGCCTCGGTCGAGACACGGGCGGTTCCACCGCCGGACGACTGGCCGCTGCGCCCCGGACTGCGGCCGTGGCATCTGCTGCTATTGCTTGCGGCGCTGGTGGCGATGAGCGCCTCCGCCCAGCGCACCGAGATCGATCGCATGGCGGTGATGGTGGCCGAAGGCATCGGCGCGGCAGTGGGTCTGCGCGAGGAGGCGGAGGTCGCCGATGGTCTGGCGCGGATCGGGCGCGACCTGTTCCCGCTGCAGATCGCGGAGCAGCGTCCAATGGCGCGCATCGAGAACCTTGATCGCGATGATCTGCCCTGGGGCGCGCGCATCGAGACCGAACAAACGGTCGAGACGAAGCTGGACCCGGATACGCTGGAGCTGACCGAGGAGCGTGGCAGTCGCGAGGTGCTGGTGGAGCCCTGGGGTTATCTCCTGCACGCCGTCCGGCTCATGCTGGAAACCATCGAGATCGCCTTCTGGGGCACCGTGCTTGCGGTCTTGCTGGCGATGCCGCTCGCCTTCTTCGGTGCGCGCGGCTTGGCGCCACTGGGCCTCTACCATCCCAGTCGGGCGTTGTGCAGCTTGTTACGCGCTATGCCCGATTTGCTGGCGGCGCTTTTCCTGGTGCTGGCCTTCGGCTTCGGACCCATCGCCGGCGTGCTGGCGTTGGGGTTGCACACGGCCGGCTTCCTCGGCAAGTTCTTCGCCGAGGACATCGAGAATGCCGACCCGGCGCCGCAGGACGCTCTGCGTGCCATCGGGGCCTCGCGCCTGCTGGTGCTGCGCTGGGCCGTGCTGCCGCAGGTGCTGCCCTCCTATCTGGGCTATGTGCAGTACATCCTGGAGCGCAATATCCGCACCGCGACGGTCATCGGCGTTGTCGGCGCCGGCGGTATCGGACAGGAACTCAAGGGCCGCTTCGAGATGTTCGACTTCGGTCATGTCGGCACTTTGCTCGTGGTGATCTTCGCCACGGTGATGCTGCTGGAATACGGCACGGGCTGGCTGCGTCGCCGGCTCATCTGA
- a CDS encoding crotonase/enoyl-CoA hydratase family protein: MAYETLQTEQRDDGIHILRLSRPDQMNAFTVQMANELEDFFRRANDDDAVRAIVVTGEGKAFCAGMDLSADGNVFGLDESMEPTLADMDSKLEDPAFIAGVRDTGGRVTLAIYDCRKPVIAAINGAAVGIGATMTLAMDARMASEKARIGFVFGRLGIVPEACSSWFLPRIVGLDTALEWCYKADILDAETARAGGLLRQVAAPEALLDEACAYALSLVQNRSQVAVALTRQMMLRNSAASHPLEAHKVDSLAMFYTSREDGREGVDAFRAKRDPQFEDSASRDMPPFYEEWLKRSRDRHQ, translated from the coding sequence ATGGCCTACGAGACGCTCCAGACCGAGCAACGCGACGACGGCATCCACATTCTGCGCCTGAGCCGGCCGGATCAGATGAACGCTTTCACCGTGCAGATGGCGAACGAGCTGGAGGATTTCTTCCGCCGCGCCAATGACGATGACGCCGTCCGCGCCATCGTCGTGACGGGCGAGGGCAAGGCCTTCTGCGCGGGCATGGATCTCTCGGCCGACGGCAACGTCTTTGGCCTCGATGAATCCATGGAGCCGACCCTAGCGGATATGGACAGCAAACTGGAGGATCCGGCCTTCATCGCGGGTGTGCGCGATACCGGCGGACGCGTGACGCTGGCCATCTACGATTGCCGCAAGCCGGTCATCGCCGCGATCAACGGCGCGGCCGTGGGAATCGGCGCCACCATGACGCTGGCCATGGATGCGCGCATGGCTTCCGAGAAGGCGCGCATCGGCTTCGTCTTCGGTCGGCTGGGCATCGTGCCCGAGGCCTGCTCGAGCTGGTTCCTGCCGCGCATCGTTGGCCTCGATACGGCGCTGGAGTGGTGCTACAAGGCCGATATCCTGGACGCCGAGACGGCGCGGGCCGGCGGGCTGCTGCGGCAGGTGGCCGCCCCGGAGGCGCTGCTCGACGAGGCCTGTGCCTACGCGTTGTCGCTGGTGCAGAACCGCTCGCAGGTAGCAGTAGCGCTGACGCGCCAGATGATGCTGCGCAATAGCGCGGCTTCTCATCCGCTGGAGGCGCACAAGGTCGACTCGCTGGCCATGTTCTACACAAGCCGCGAGGATGGTCGCGAGGGCGTGGACGCCTTCCGCGCGAAGCGGGACCCGCAGTTCGAGGATAGTGCCTCGCGCGATATGCCGCCCTTCTACGAGGAGTGGCTCAAGCGCAGCCGCGACCGTCACCAGTAA
- a CDS encoding high-potential iron-sulfur protein produces MKKFHGKSFDRRGVLKLAALGTGVLATARIPAVFAQDDRVDPESAQAKSLNYVHDAAEAAEHERFKEGSNCANCQLWQGGDAEWGACAIFPGKKVASVGWCTAWVAKN; encoded by the coding sequence ATGAAGAAGTTCCATGGCAAGTCCTTCGATCGCCGCGGTGTCCTGAAGCTCGCGGCCCTCGGTACCGGCGTTCTCGCCACCGCTCGTATTCCGGCCGTGTTTGCTCAGGATGATCGGGTCGATCCTGAGTCGGCTCAGGCGAAGTCGCTGAATTATGTGCACGACGCTGCCGAAGCCGCGGAGCACGAGCGTTTCAAGGAAGGCAGCAATTGCGCCAACTGCCAGCTCTGGCAGGGCGGCGATGCCGAATGGGGCGCTTGCGCCATCTTCCCCGGCAAGAAGGTTGCTTCCGTGGGCTGGTGCACGGCCTGGGTCGCCAAGAACTGA
- a CDS encoding DUF934 domain-containing protein codes for MSALIRDRKIVADDRQWLDDESALPEDGTPVIVSWERWQTLLDGTTDDGRYPEVGVQMPNTLDLAEGWQQIAQRPLIALDFPAFPDGRAYSQARLLRDRYGFSGEVRACGEAVVRDQLFNLARCGVNAFQLRADQDPQGCLAAFETFSDAYQPTCDGIEPIWKRRRRAGPTPA; via the coding sequence ATGAGCGCGCTGATCCGCGATCGGAAGATCGTTGCCGACGACCGCCAGTGGCTCGATGACGAATCAGCGCTACCCGAGGACGGCACGCCCGTGATCGTCTCCTGGGAGCGCTGGCAGACGCTGCTCGACGGCACGACCGACGACGGCCGTTACCCCGAAGTCGGCGTGCAGATGCCGAACACGCTGGATCTGGCGGAAGGCTGGCAGCAGATTGCGCAACGGCCGCTGATTGCTCTGGACTTCCCCGCTTTTCCGGACGGCCGTGCCTATTCGCAGGCGCGGCTGCTGCGCGACCGCTACGGATTCTCCGGGGAAGTGCGCGCCTGCGGCGAAGCTGTCGTGCGCGATCAGCTCTTCAACTTGGCACGCTGCGGCGTCAATGCCTTCCAGCTACGGGCCGATCAGGACCCGCAAGGCTGCCTGGCCGCCTTCGAGACCTTCAGCGACGCGTATCAGCCTACCTGCGACGGTATCGAGCCGATCTGGAAGCGGCGGCGGCGCGCCGGGCCGACGCCTGCCTGA
- a CDS encoding nitrite/sulfite reductase: MYRYDAIDKQLVNERVAQFRDQTQRYLAGDIPDEEFKALRLRNGLYIQRFAPMLRVAIPYGLLSSDQLRRLGHIARTYDKGYGHFSTRQNIQYNWPKLEEAPDILAELAEVEMHAIQTSGNCIRNISTDHLAGVARDELVDPRPYCELTRQWSTFHPEFNWLPRKFKIAFSASTTDRAATAVHDIGVHIVKNDAGELGYRIFVGGGLGRMPMIGHCIREFLPEADLFSYLEAVMRIYNRLGRRDNIHRARVKVLVKATGPEAFRDMVESEWQQIDHAQYRLQPEDIAYMKSFFPAPDYAEDAASEDYQRLQEQDSAFRAFVKRNVHAHRQGGYKVVFVSLKAKDIAPGDATAEQMEVVADLADRYGFGEIRTTHDQNLVLPDIAEKDVYAVWQKLAEHGLATPNIGLVTDLICCPGLDFCSLANAGSIGVNHEIFERFDALDYQYDVGPIKLKMSGCMNGCGHHSVGHIGILGVDKKGQEWYQITLGGSSENDATLGDRTGPSFDREDVAEAVETIIRTYLDVREGEEERFLDCYRRVGMAPFKAALYPAKEKAA, translated from the coding sequence ATGTATCGCTACGACGCCATCGACAAGCAGCTCGTCAACGAGCGCGTCGCCCAGTTCCGCGACCAGACCCAGCGCTATCTCGCCGGTGACATCCCGGACGAGGAATTCAAGGCGCTGCGCCTGCGCAACGGGCTCTACATCCAACGCTTCGCGCCCATGCTGCGCGTCGCGATCCCCTACGGCCTGCTGTCCTCCGATCAGTTGCGCCGGCTGGGGCATATCGCGCGCACCTACGACAAGGGCTACGGCCACTTCAGCACGCGCCAGAACATCCAGTACAACTGGCCGAAGCTGGAGGAAGCTCCGGACATCCTCGCCGAACTCGCCGAAGTCGAGATGCACGCCATTCAGACCTCCGGCAACTGCATCCGCAACATCAGCACGGATCATCTCGCCGGCGTGGCGCGCGACGAACTGGTGGACCCGCGCCCCTACTGCGAGCTGACGCGGCAGTGGTCGACCTTCCATCCGGAGTTCAACTGGCTACCGCGCAAGTTCAAGATCGCTTTCTCGGCGAGCACGACGGACCGCGCGGCCACCGCCGTGCACGACATCGGCGTGCATATCGTGAAGAACGACGCCGGCGAATTGGGCTATCGCATCTTCGTGGGCGGCGGCCTCGGCCGCATGCCGATGATCGGCCACTGCATCCGTGAATTCCTGCCCGAGGCCGATCTCTTCTCGTACCTCGAGGCAGTGATGCGCATCTACAACCGGCTCGGCCGGCGCGATAACATCCATCGCGCGCGGGTCAAGGTGCTGGTCAAGGCCACTGGTCCCGAGGCCTTCCGCGACATGGTCGAGTCCGAGTGGCAGCAGATCGATCACGCTCAGTATCGGCTGCAGCCGGAGGACATCGCCTACATGAAGTCCTTCTTCCCGGCGCCGGACTACGCCGAGGACGCGGCCAGCGAAGACTATCAGCGCCTGCAGGAGCAGGACAGCGCCTTCCGTGCCTTCGTCAAGCGCAATGTCCACGCCCACCGGCAGGGCGGCTACAAGGTCGTCTTCGTTTCGCTGAAGGCGAAGGACATTGCGCCCGGCGACGCCACGGCCGAGCAGATGGAGGTCGTCGCCGATCTCGCCGATCGCTACGGCTTTGGCGAAATCCGCACAACGCACGACCAGAACCTGGTGTTGCCCGACATCGCCGAGAAGGACGTCTACGCCGTCTGGCAGAAGCTGGCGGAACACGGGCTGGCCACGCCCAACATCGGCCTGGTAACGGATCTGATCTGTTGCCCCGGACTGGACTTCTGCTCGCTGGCCAACGCCGGCTCCATCGGCGTCAATCACGAGATCTTCGAGCGCTTCGACGCGCTGGATTACCAGTACGACGTCGGGCCGATCAAGCTCAAGATGTCCGGCTGCATGAATGGCTGCGGCCACCACAGCGTCGGCCACATCGGCATTCTCGGCGTCGACAAGAAGGGCCAGGAGTGGTACCAGATCACGCTCGGCGGCTCGTCGGAAAACGATGCCACGCTGGGTGACCGCACCGGCCCCTCCTTCGACCGCGAGGACGTCGCCGAGGCCGTCGAGACGATCATCCGCACCTATCTCGACGTGCGCGAGGGCGAGGAGGAGCGCTTCCTCGATTGCTATCGCCGCGTCGGCATGGCGCCCTTCAAGGCCGCGCTCTATCCGGCCAAGGAAAAGGCGGCATGA
- a CDS encoding TIGR04211 family SH3 domain-containing protein, with product MLRKTILAAALIAAPVTWAQDNLRYIAGERTLAVREEPSSNAELVTFVETGDAMELLESMGDNSYARVRLSSGREGWLAARFLTAEKPAAERLRAAQRELEAERQRVAELEKQVTQLEARLEDAAPALELADRNAELEAELKSQREELEQSLAAYDAERARQRTLVTGAALVGGGVLLGLLLPVLARRRRRGYSDL from the coding sequence ATGCTTCGGAAGACCATTCTCGCGGCGGCCCTCATCGCCGCGCCCGTGACGTGGGCGCAGGATAACCTGCGCTATATCGCTGGCGAACGTACTCTGGCCGTGCGCGAGGAGCCCAGCTCGAATGCCGAGCTGGTGACCTTCGTGGAGACAGGCGACGCCATGGAGTTGCTGGAGTCTATGGGCGACAACAGTTACGCGCGGGTGCGGCTGTCGAGCGGCCGCGAAGGCTGGCTGGCCGCGCGCTTCCTGACCGCCGAGAAACCGGCCGCCGAACGTCTGCGCGCCGCCCAGCGCGAGCTGGAAGCCGAGCGCCAGCGGGTCGCGGAACTCGAGAAGCAGGTTACGCAGCTGGAAGCGCGCCTTGAGGATGCCGCTCCCGCGCTGGAGCTGGCCGATCGCAACGCGGAGCTGGAGGCCGAACTGAAGTCGCAGCGCGAAGAGCTGGAGCAAAGCCTTGCCGCCTACGACGCCGAGCGCGCGCGCCAGCGCACGTTGGTCACCGGCGCGGCGCTAGTCGGTGGCGGCGTGCTTCTGGGCCTGCTGCTTCCGGTACTGGCACGCCGTCGCCGTCGGGGATACAGCGACCTCTGA
- a CDS encoding efflux RND transporter periplasmic adaptor subunit yields MSRITFLLPAALAMQLCLAAGTAVAQKDVPRVRVVNVSASSEPGRVTLTGSVTAERDAQLSARLEGLVADVLVDAGDRVSAGDVLLRQDATLAQLALRRAEATRAEARTRLQEAERLRDEQEVLARDGRIPASSYKSQQAEARLAEAALQRLEVEVAEARERVRRHELIAPFDGVVSRRSVDPGEWLATGTAALDLIAIDRVRVDVQVPQRYIATLEKGSPAEVTLDAMPEQTLEGRVDALVPVSDPDARTFLVRVLADQPSASILPGLSARVTLRTAAASEQLRIPRDAIMRFPDGTAVAWVVVPSDDGELVARRRPLTLGATLGDEVVVRDGLSANERVVVRGNEGLREGQSVEVVDDAD; encoded by the coding sequence GTGTCCCGAATTACTTTCCTGTTGCCGGCTGCGCTGGCGATGCAACTCTGTCTTGCGGCGGGCACGGCCGTCGCTCAGAAGGATGTGCCCCGGGTTCGGGTCGTGAATGTGAGCGCGTCTTCCGAGCCCGGTCGCGTCACGCTCACGGGGAGTGTGACCGCGGAGCGCGACGCGCAACTGTCGGCTCGGCTCGAGGGGCTGGTCGCCGATGTGCTCGTTGACGCTGGCGATCGGGTAAGCGCCGGCGATGTGCTGCTGAGGCAGGACGCCACGCTGGCTCAGCTCGCTCTGCGGCGCGCCGAGGCGACCCGTGCCGAGGCGCGCACGCGCCTGCAGGAAGCCGAGCGCCTGCGTGACGAGCAGGAAGTGCTTGCGCGCGATGGCCGCATTCCGGCCTCGTCCTACAAGTCGCAACAGGCCGAAGCCCGCCTGGCCGAAGCGGCGCTGCAGCGGCTGGAAGTCGAGGTGGCGGAGGCGCGCGAACGCGTCCGGCGTCACGAACTGATTGCGCCCTTCGACGGCGTGGTGAGCCGGCGCAGCGTCGACCCTGGCGAATGGCTGGCCACCGGTACGGCGGCGCTGGATCTGATCGCTATCGACCGCGTGCGTGTCGATGTGCAGGTACCGCAACGCTATATCGCCACGCTGGAGAAGGGTTCGCCGGCGGAAGTGACGCTGGATGCGATGCCGGAGCAGACGCTGGAAGGGCGGGTCGATGCGCTGGTGCCGGTCAGTGACCCCGATGCGCGGACCTTCCTCGTACGCGTGCTCGCCGATCAGCCCAGCGCATCCATTCTGCCGGGGCTGTCGGCGCGAGTGACCTTGCGCACCGCTGCCGCAAGCGAGCAGCTGCGCATTCCGCGCGACGCGATCATGCGCTTCCCGGACGGTACGGCGGTGGCATGGGTGGTGGTGCCTTCCGACGACGGCGAGCTGGTCGCGCGCCGCCGTCCGCTCACGCTGGGCGCGACGCTGGGGGACGAAGTGGTCGTGCGCGACGGTCTGAGCGCCAACGAGCGGGTCGTGGTGCGCGGCAACGAAGGCTTGCGCGAAGGCCAGAGCGTGGAAGTGGTCGATGACGCGGACTGA